The following DNA comes from Mycoplasma phocoenae.
TAGTAATCTTGATGAGGAAATTAAAATCATGATTGCTTCATTAGAATCAACTTTTGATCAAGAAAATATTTCAAAAGGACAATTGCAAACAGTAATTGACAAAAAAATATATGCAAGAACAGTAAATGCAATCAAAACCTACGATGGTAATGACTATGATGGATCATCATCATTTGGTTCTGAAGTTTCTCAAGCTTCATATATTCAAACTGGATTAAAACTATTTAGAGTTCAAGCACTTAATGCGCAAGTTATTAAAGAAGAATTACAAAAAGTGCCAGGAGAAGCAAAACCCCAACAAGTAACAATTATTAAATACCCATCATTCTGAAAATATCGTTTAGAAGCAGCTGATGCTATTGTTTTAACATTGAAAGATGGTACAACTGAAGTATTTGATACTGATGAAGTTGATGAATTACCAAAAATGGATGGCATTAAAAAATACAACGAAATTTACCAACAACATTTTTCATCAAATGCAAAATCAATCAATAGTAAAAACTTTTTTGAAAAATTAAAAAAAGCTACAAAAATGCAATTTACAATAAGAAGTTATTCATGAGTTGATAAAAATGGAAACGAAACTGAATACAAAACAAACGCAAAAGACTTTTACTACTCATGAATGAGAACAAATTTACATGCTCAAGCAACACGTTTACAATCAAGTCTTCCATTAAATGAAGCATTATATGACGTACGTAAAAAAATTAATGATGATTTTTCACAACAATCACAACAATATGATGCTAAATTTGGTGAAATTGACAAAAAAATAGATGATATTGTTAATATGCTGAAATCAGATGAAAATATCACTGAAGACGTTAGAAAACAAAAAGAAACTGAATTAACATCACTAACTAAAGAAAAAGCAAACTTAGAAAAAGACCTTGCTTCAGTTAAACAAAAATACGATCAAGATATTCAAGCAAACATTGAAGCTATCGAAAAACAAGAAGCATACCAATTAGAAAACTTAGTTCAAAAACATATGCCAAGTGGCTCAGAATTATTTACTAAAAAAGATAAATATCCTAACGCTTACTTATTTGACTTATTCAGTGTAAATAAAGAAGCATTATTTAATGAAGAAAGTTTCATTACAAAAATTTCAAGTAATGAACAAAAAGTAAAAGGTAGAGACGCTGTTACTTTTGAAGCTGTAAAAGGTCAAAATGCCTTATTCGGCCAATGACTAGACTTTTTAGCAAAAGGTTCATTATTCTATGCTGCACCAAGTCAATTTATTCAAAAACAATTAGATGATAAAACATTTTCAATTCAACCTCAAGGTGCAAATATTTCAAGCGAAGATTTAAGCAAATTAAAAGAACTATTTAACAAAGAAGAATTCTTGAAATCAGATGCTGCTAAATTTGGACAATACTGATACGGATTAGGATTAGACAATACATTATTTGCTGGTCCATATTACACAAAAGGTGTTGAAAGTTTAGTTGAAAAATTTGTTAAAAATAAACATTACTTCGACAAAGAATGAGTAAATTCGCCAGAAACATTAGAAGGATACGAGATTAAATATCAAGCTGCTCCAGTGGACGTTAAAGTTTTCGATACTCAACAATGACAAGCTTATGAAGAAGGTACTGTTTCTGAAGTACCGTTCAGTTCATTGAACCAAACAGATAGAAATACAGTTTTAAATGATAAACAAAATAAATATGGACTTAAAAAAAGACAATCTTTAATTAAAGATAGATTAATAGCAAGAATTGTTCAAGAAATTGCACCTGTTCCAATCGGTTCATCAAGTAATTTAAAATACTTATTTAACGATGGTTACGCAAAATTAATGTGAGGAGCAACAACCGAACAAATTAGTAAAGGTGAAATGAAATCATTTGAAACATATGCAGCTGGCACAGGATTAAGATTTAGAACATTGATTGCTGCTGCTATTAACTGAGCAAAACAAATCGATGATCAAACAAATGGACAAAGTAAACCATATATAGCACGTGTAGCACCTGATGCTAAAATAGACGGAATGGATCAATTAGATGCTGAAATTAAAACACCACGTGACGCCTATGATGATTTAAACTCATTATTCGCATTGAATAGTGATTTAGACAAAATCAATTTAGGAACTGCCGGAAAAGAAGTTTCACCAACAGAATATGCTGAAAAAGCTAAAAAAGAAACAAATGAAAATGAGCAATACAAAGGTGTAGGATTTGCAGAAATCCAAAAAGAAATGAAAATCTTGTTAGACAAATTCTTTGAAGATAACAAAGATTTATTTGAAGAGAAAAAAGTTACTACGATCGAATATAAAGTGTTCTATCCATACATTAACATTTCTGCGCACATAAAAGAAGCTGTTAAAAAAGTTATCAAAACTATTAATGAATTAGACAGCCGTATCAAACTTGATTTACAAGCTCCAACTGATTCGAACACATTCTATAATTCATTCAAAACAACAGCTAGTGCTTTCGTGGGTTGATCATATGACTTACAATCAATCGCTTCTGGATTTGATGGATTATCATGAAATACAAACTTATTACCATTGTTATACACAATTGCTAATAACTCAGCTACATATCAAAAATTAGAAAAATCATTCCCACAATTAATGAAAGCTTCGAAAGAATTTAAAACATGATTAGATGCCAAAATCGCATCCAAAGATTTAATATTCAATCCAACTGTTACTCCAGAAAAATGAGAACAAATTGTTATTAAACATTCTTCAGAAGCATATGTTTATATTCAAAACGAACAAGATAAAGTTCAAGCTACTGATCCGTTTACTGTTTCAGCTCAAT
Coding sequences within:
- a CDS encoding OppA family ABC transporter substrate-binding lipoprotein, yielding MKRNKKLNTLLPWLTLGSSALVLTVPLSVLSCGTTTEKLHADELVKTDEEKKQLSNAEIVKFYLQSLNKIQERANNLLSTAKKEVNKNAAKFILDGNEKDGGKIIGVNNLLKQLKEFETKTKNNELTSTAEFNQKMTEIETLAGDDDNKLNKELNKLFQDPKHKTKKELNDFISNLDEEIKIMIASLESTFDQENISKGQLQTVIDKKIYARTVNAIKTYDGNDYDGSSSFGSEVSQASYIQTGLKLFRVQALNAQVIKEELQKVPGEAKPQQVTIIKYPSFWKYRLEAADAIVLTLKDGTTEVFDTDEVDELPKMDGIKKYNEIYQQHFSSNAKSINSKNFFEKLKKATKMQFTIRSYSWVDKNGNETEYKTNAKDFYYSWMRTNLHAQATRLQSSLPLNEALYDVRKKINDDFSQQSQQYDAKFGEIDKKIDDIVNMLKSDENITEDVRKQKETELTSLTKEKANLEKDLASVKQKYDQDIQANIEAIEKQEAYQLENLVQKHMPSGSELFTKKDKYPNAYLFDLFSVNKEALFNEESFITKISSNEQKVKGRDAVTFEAVKGQNALFGQWLDFLAKGSLFYAAPSQFIQKQLDDKTFSIQPQGANISSEDLSKLKELFNKEEFLKSDAAKFGQYWYGLGLDNTLFAGPYYTKGVESLVEKFVKNKHYFDKEWVNSPETLEGYEIKYQAAPVDVKVFDTQQWQAYEEGTVSEVPFSSLNQTDRNTVLNDKQNKYGLKKRQSLIKDRLIARIVQEIAPVPIGSSSNLKYLFNDGYAKLMWGATTEQISKGEMKSFETYAAGTGLRFRTLIAAAINWAKQIDDQTNGQSKPYIARVAPDAKIDGMDQLDAEIKTPRDAYDDLNSLFALNSDLDKINLGTAGKEVSPTEYAEKAKKETNENEQYKGVGFAEIQKEMKILLDKFFEDNKDLFEEKKVTTIEYKVFYPYINISAHIKEAVKKVIKTINELDSRIKLDLQAPTDSNTFYNSFKTTASAFVGWSYDLQSIASGFDGLSWNTNLLPLLYTIANNSATYQKLEKSFPQLMKASKEFKTWLDAKIASKDLIFNPTVTPEKWEQIVIKHSSEAYVYIQNEQDKVQATDPFTVSAQWWIHYTTDKTNKDLISLANEFTNFLSPQVADGKVEIAKLGFTNYLSQKGYVAPIQEDGIVRYADYKLNKNN